A single Nostoc cf. commune SO-36 DNA region contains:
- a CDS encoding nuclease codes for MKSKSTEPEASPIIFDNTVLSNFALSQVFYVLQRLYAGRAFVGKAVQREIQAGINSASTSARLQNRTKLEEINQALDDGWLQTPSDEVNPNDDAVELRLTLEYSQRFGAGESEAMAIARNRNWVFATDDGAARNFAKERGIKLTGTLGILVKAVKNKILCLSVADTIHGQMIDEGYRSPLSYENGISSYLNP; via the coding sequence GTGAAGTCAAAAAGTACAGAACCAGAGGCATCGCCAATAATTTTTGATAACACTGTACTGAGTAATTTTGCTCTTTCACAGGTTTTCTATGTCCTCCAAAGGCTCTACGCTGGTAGAGCCTTTGTTGGTAAAGCTGTCCAACGGGAAATCCAAGCAGGAATTAACAGCGCTTCCACATCTGCTCGTTTGCAAAATCGAACGAAACTAGAAGAGATTAATCAGGCTTTAGATGATGGTTGGCTGCAAACACCTTCAGACGAAGTTAATCCCAATGATGATGCTGTTGAGTTACGGCTAACCTTGGAATACAGTCAACGGTTTGGTGCAGGGGAGTCAGAAGCAATGGCTATAGCCCGTAACCGTAATTGGGTTTTTGCTACCGATGATGGCGCAGCCAGAAATTTTGCCAAAGAACGGGGGATTAAATTAACAGGGACTTTGGGGATTCTCGTCAAAGCTGTTAAAAACAAAATTCTCTGTTTGTCTGTTGCTGATACCATTCACGGGCAGATGATTGATGAAGGTTATCGTTCTCCCTTGTCCTACGAAAATGGCATTTCTAGCTATCTCAATCCATAA
- a CDS encoding DUF1156 domain-containing protein, producing the protein MNDSKPKRPAVFIEKMMPVQVLNEQVNFEHGGNPFKGLHRWYSRKPLSFSRASVLASILPADITMQEFEYLLGLVPGKEVKLYKTPPNSVQIKKVHDYCEKVWGTRTPTILDAFAGGGSIPFEAARYGLNVLASDLNPVAVVTMKAAMEYPLKFGPDLQQDIDKWVKWVGDEAEKRLAEFFPSLPGETVQTYLWAHTVVCPNCESVVPLSPNWWLYKRPEKQNLHKWCAVKPIPNPENKRVDFELVNGKKGKGTTIETDDGEYDPDTTITLSRGVGRCLNCNSVIEDEAIKGYSSVHNLGHQIYAVACKVGKSALDFRLPDKIDFEGINKANSYLQEKHSELSINNIIPREPTSTGLHDSPRNYEYGLCRYEDCFNSRQLLTLVTYIEIINEAKALIQAEYEWEKAKAISIYLALVLDRCVDANSRLAHWSGTTSQIQLASGQHALNLMWNYPEVSINRLWNWCVDALTSDYEKLCALFGTKPGSTGIPGIEQYNSKSIQINSASADNLTHIPDSSVDAVITDPPYYATIQYAELSDFFYVWLKRTLGDIFPELFYLELTDKDREAVANPSRFRNMGVSPEILANQDYEAKMAMAFAEYHRVLRDDGVMTVQFNHKDSGAWDVLAKSLIDAGFEITASWAVSTENPQNLHQAQKNAVSSTVLLVCRKRDPNAEQAWWDDVRIDVRNIVFEKAPELEKCLTEDSRPAADRVADPQRRIKPPGINLCLSAFGSALSVFTKYSSILDSAGNQVEPKAAFEEVRQAVVEYRLQKLLEGKDFNGIDPLTQWYILAWDTFEAREFPFDEARQLALAVGGFDVSDLVKKHKLLDSGSGYCKLLTPQQRLKKRAFSVTDTEFSARYLVDGLHAIIALYQEEENTEPVRRFLKNTGLVSNDLFMRTFEVALKVIPRIGDEKKRLTEEKALLDLWLAMDEIKAKVSYVQPEIPFNEGRQLNLF; encoded by the coding sequence ATGAATGATTCAAAGCCTAAACGCCCTGCTGTATTTATTGAAAAAATGATGCCTGTGCAGGTATTAAACGAGCAAGTTAATTTTGAACACGGGGGAAATCCATTTAAAGGATTACATCGCTGGTATTCGCGTAAGCCTTTGTCTTTTAGTCGCGCCAGTGTGTTGGCTTCGATATTACCAGCAGATATCACAATGCAAGAGTTTGAATATTTGCTGGGGTTAGTACCGGGGAAAGAGGTAAAACTATATAAAACGCCGCCTAATTCTGTGCAGATTAAGAAGGTGCATGATTATTGCGAGAAGGTTTGGGGAACTCGCACACCCACAATTTTAGATGCGTTTGCAGGTGGTGGAAGTATCCCTTTTGAAGCGGCGAGATATGGGTTAAATGTGCTGGCTTCTGATTTAAATCCTGTGGCGGTGGTGACGATGAAGGCGGCGATGGAATATCCGCTAAAGTTTGGCCCAGATTTGCAGCAGGATATTGATAAATGGGTGAAGTGGGTAGGGGATGAAGCGGAGAAAAGGTTAGCTGAGTTTTTCCCTTCTTTACCTGGGGAAACTGTGCAGACTTATTTATGGGCGCATACGGTTGTTTGTCCTAATTGTGAGTCTGTTGTTCCGTTGAGTCCAAATTGGTGGTTGTATAAACGTCCTGAAAAGCAGAATTTACATAAATGGTGTGCAGTTAAGCCAATTCCTAATCCTGAAAATAAGCGGGTTGATTTTGAATTGGTTAATGGTAAGAAGGGAAAGGGAACAACTATTGAAACTGATGATGGTGAATATGATCCAGATACTACAATTACCTTAAGCAGAGGGGTTGGGAGATGTCTAAATTGTAATAGTGTAATTGAAGATGAGGCAATTAAAGGGTACTCATCAGTTCATAATTTAGGACATCAAATTTATGCAGTTGCTTGTAAAGTTGGTAAATCAGCATTAGATTTTAGACTACCTGATAAAATTGATTTTGAAGGTATTAATAAGGCTAACTCATATCTACAAGAAAAACACTCTGAACTAAGTATTAATAATATAATTCCTCGTGAGCCAACTAGCACTGGTTTACACGATTCACCGCGTAATTATGAGTACGGTTTGTGTAGATATGAAGACTGTTTTAACTCGCGTCAGCTTTTAACGCTTGTGACTTATATAGAAATTATCAACGAAGCAAAAGCACTGATTCAAGCTGAGTATGAATGGGAGAAAGCAAAAGCGATTAGCATTTATTTAGCTTTGGTATTAGATAGATGTGTTGATGCTAATTCCAGATTAGCTCATTGGAGTGGCACAACCTCACAAATTCAACTGGCAAGTGGACAACACGCCTTAAATTTGATGTGGAACTATCCTGAAGTAAGTATAAACCGTTTATGGAATTGGTGTGTAGATGCTTTAACATCAGACTACGAAAAATTATGTGCTTTATTCGGAACTAAACCTGGTTCAACAGGAATCCCAGGAATTGAACAATACAATTCAAAATCCATACAGATTAATTCAGCATCAGCAGATAATTTAACTCATATCCCTGATAGCTCTGTAGACGCAGTTATCACAGATCCACCTTACTACGCTACAATCCAATATGCTGAACTATCAGACTTTTTCTACGTCTGGCTAAAACGCACCCTTGGCGACATCTTCCCCGAATTATTCTACCTAGAACTCACCGACAAAGACCGCGAAGCCGTCGCCAACCCTTCCCGCTTCCGCAACATGGGAGTATCCCCAGAAATTCTTGCCAACCAAGATTATGAAGCAAAAATGGCAATGGCGTTCGCCGAATACCACCGCGTCCTCCGCGACGACGGCGTAATGACAGTACAATTCAACCACAAAGACTCCGGCGCGTGGGATGTTTTAGCCAAATCCCTCATCGATGCTGGTTTCGAGATTACCGCATCATGGGCAGTCAGTACCGAAAACCCGCAAAACTTGCACCAAGCGCAGAAAAACGCCGTATCAAGCACCGTGCTTTTAGTATGTCGCAAACGCGACCCGAACGCCGAACAAGCTTGGTGGGATGACGTGCGAATTGACGTGCGAAATATCGTCTTTGAAAAAGCACCAGAACTCGAAAAATGCTTAACTGAAGATTCACGTCCGGCAGCTGATAGAGTAGCAGATCCGCAACGCCGCATTAAACCCCCTGGTATCAACTTGTGCTTAAGTGCTTTCGGTTCAGCTTTGAGTGTGTTTACCAAATATAGTTCCATTCTCGACAGCGCCGGAAATCAAGTTGAACCCAAAGCAGCATTTGAAGAAGTACGCCAAGCAGTAGTCGAATACCGACTACAAAAACTATTAGAAGGTAAAGACTTCAACGGTATCGACCCTTTAACCCAATGGTACATCTTGGCATGGGATACCTTTGAAGCGCGAGAATTCCCCTTCGATGAAGCTAGACAACTCGCTTTAGCAGTCGGCGGTTTTGATGTTTCCGATTTAGTCAAAAAACACAAACTACTCGATTCTGGAAGCGGTTACTGTAAATTACTCACCCCGCAACAACGCTTGAAAAAACGCGCCTTCTCCGTCACCGATACTGAATTTTCTGCCAGATATTTAGTAGATGGACTCCACGCCATTATCGCCCTTTACCAAGAAGAAGAAAATACAGAACCAGTCCGCAGGTTTCTCAAAAATACAGGCTTAGTTAGCAACGATTTATTTATGCGGACATTTGAAGTAGCGTTGAAAGTAATTCCCCGCATTGGTGATGAAAAGAAACGCCTGACTGAAGAAAAAGCCTTATTAGATTTGTGGTTGGCTATGGATGAAATCAAAGCGAAAGTGTCTTACGTGCAACCTGAGATACCATTTAATGAAGGTAGACAATTGAACTTATTCTGA
- a CDS encoding DUF7680 family protein, with translation MQEFQLRVVPTDNNNFALELYQCAYKKAGEKKRPSAKRIGRLKGNALIQVKQAIYDSLKANNYDPKTLSHNRQTPYVLNEESGINLALLFQTLQPLSKLERIANIAQGIRAMSYEESHYWFAKISNGKRNQALKAIRVLLGD, from the coding sequence ATGCAAGAGTTTCAATTGCGAGTAGTTCCCACGGATAATAATAACTTTGCCCTGGAGTTGTATCAATGTGCTTATAAGAAAGCCGGTGAAAAAAAGCGTCCTTCTGCCAAGCGAATTGGGCGTTTAAAGGGTAATGCTTTAATTCAGGTAAAACAGGCAATTTATGATTCTTTGAAGGCGAATAATTATGACCCCAAAACCCTAAGCCACAATCGCCAAACTCCTTATGTTTTGAATGAAGAATCAGGGATAAATTTAGCGTTGCTGTTTCAGACTTTGCAACCGCTTTCTAAATTAGAACGCATTGCGAATATCGCCCAAGGAATTAGAGCCATGAGTTATGAGGAATCGCATTACTGGTTTGCCAAGATTAGCAATGGTAAACGTAATCAGGCTTTGAAAGCGATTCGAGTATTGCTTGGTGATTAG
- a CDS encoding helix-turn-helix domain-containing protein, with amino-acid sequence MNYAELGRRIRFARVEAMLSQDAVAQHLELPRSAVSLIESGKRKVDSLELERFSRLVGKSILFFLMKSLEQ; translated from the coding sequence ATGAATTACGCAGAACTAGGTCGCCGAATTCGCTTTGCAAGGGTTGAGGCAATGCTTTCTCAAGATGCTGTGGCACAGCATCTTGAACTGCCGCGTTCTGCTGTGTCTTTGATTGAGAGTGGCAAACGCAAGGTAGACAGTCTGGAACTCGAACGGTTTTCCCGTTTAGTTGGCAAGAGTATTCTGTTTTTTTTGATGAAGAGTCTAGAGCAGTAG
- a CDS encoding PIN domain-containing protein: MKDYITLLFQTYKQKGILIDTNILLLWFVGTVNRGRISQFNRTEKFLPEDYDLLVSILSYFSKIVTTPNVLTEVNSLVNQIGEPERSQCYSVFAQAMTTLDEFYIESVDAVQLDNFTKYGLTDCGIVTLAKNKYLVLTDDFKLANYLQKVGIDTINFNNIRTYGW; this comes from the coding sequence ATGAAAGATTATATTACTTTATTGTTTCAAACTTACAAGCAAAAAGGAATTTTAATTGACACAAATATTTTATTACTTTGGTTTGTTGGGACTGTAAATCGAGGTCGAATATCACAATTTAATCGGACTGAAAAATTTTTACCAGAAGATTACGATTTGCTAGTGAGTATCTTGTCGTATTTCTCAAAAATTGTTACAACTCCTAATGTGCTGACTGAAGTCAATAGTCTGGTTAACCAGATTGGTGAACCAGAACGTTCTCAATGTTACTCTGTCTTTGCTCAAGCGATGACTACATTAGATGAATTTTATATTGAAAGTGTAGATGCTGTTCAGCTAGATAATTTTACTAAATATGGGCTGACTGACTGTGGAATTGTGACTTTAGCAAAAAATAAATATTTAGTGCTTACAGATGATTTCAAATTAGCTAATTATCTGCAAAAAGTAGGTATTGATACAATTAATTTTAATAATATTCGGACTTATGGTTGGTAA
- a CDS encoding ATP-binding protein, translating into MLSPVFQTCLPREEILAGELSPELFAAKLRLVVEGKAPQVYQDPTAFFANTFATDGLKTLISEVFGRLIGAAVGSPIIRLETSFGGGKTHDEIALWHIAKHGREIPGLDRFTDNINFIPDRPIQAAAIACQDLDPVNGVYHADTGVTTYTLWGEIAYQINGVAGYSLLKGSDEQRVSPGTVVLERIIQGQPTVIIIDEIASYLRKAKATLVGNSNLAGQVVAFLFALMDLAASCNNLVFVYTLASSTDSFGEETTEIRETISATARQERIIKPSTDIEIYNIVKQRMFSSIEANAANNASKEYLQSYKASRINLPDGCKDARYADSIEQSYPFHPELFNLLTKKIASIPNFQRTRGALRLFARVIRYLWNDTNAWIPLIHSHHIPVGIEEEITSDLTARLERPLMRITIQADIYNKDGREAHAQLQDAEWKAAGKPPFSTWVARTIFLHSITQGISAGIRRAELNLSLLTPGLEIGFVDTALERLSEVAWYLENDPITTLARFKEEPSINKIIAEEKAQVGITEAKDDLRSRRDAIFANRLLTLVIAPESPGDVDDVSDSIALCLIDFNEATISVTTEGPPPMVEKIFNETGESGKFRTFRNRLLFLVANRQELDRAIDNAREFRAIQNILNSPNRLQDLSENQQKQLKDKKGSLDLGVRVSLTNAYRHLFYPANDPVKAPKGLMHYTLPAQDSSDVKGKNNQQDVILKALKDCQKIRADDAPSYAPAYILQKVWLSGLNHWTTKALKEAFAKDLSLNIFVDAEISKLRDTIRQGLQTGSWDMKVGEKLFIKTDDGKITLPDSIEFSERMELYRRGILEPPKPREIELNAQVLSSTESVKPVRIRWKASGALTIKLYQDGNLVVGEFRPSDEYETAMPTAGYAYAKTTTFKIVADYGNGEVEERETQASILTYGTGTPRTPNGSEKIADDWDDLSLFKAKPEEFDLEGTLDRVFNELSDRIQDNQVQGIKSLEISVSQVMDYRKLMTAFPMLIKLPLQIDQTATITVNEQFIRLEYQGPVKGFQSFQGAVNTLLSSPDVKADVSLKLVFEFSSPVETNGAEISNIKGALNRNPVDRLNLTAKVTY; encoded by the coding sequence ATGCTTTCGCCAGTATTTCAAACGTGTCTTCCCAGAGAAGAAATTTTAGCAGGGGAACTCTCCCCCGAATTATTTGCCGCCAAGCTACGACTGGTTGTGGAAGGGAAAGCGCCCCAAGTCTACCAAGACCCCACAGCCTTTTTCGCCAATACATTTGCTACCGATGGTTTGAAAACCCTAATCTCGGAAGTCTTCGGGCGGTTGATAGGTGCTGCTGTCGGCTCCCCCATTATCCGACTGGAAACCAGCTTTGGTGGTGGTAAAACCCACGATGAAATTGCTTTGTGGCATATTGCCAAACATGGACGAGAGATTCCTGGACTAGACCGTTTTACTGACAACATTAATTTTATTCCAGATCGACCGATTCAAGCAGCTGCGATCGCTTGCCAAGACCTCGATCCGGTTAACGGTGTTTACCATGCGGACACTGGCGTTACCACTTATACCCTTTGGGGGGAAATTGCTTATCAAATTAATGGTGTAGCAGGTTATAGCTTGCTTAAAGGTTCTGATGAACAGCGAGTCAGTCCAGGCACAGTGGTTTTAGAAAGGATAATCCAAGGGCAACCCACAGTCATTATCATCGACGAAATTGCCTCATACCTGAGAAAAGCCAAGGCTACTCTAGTTGGTAACAGCAACTTAGCCGGACAGGTAGTTGCTTTTTTATTCGCCCTCATGGATTTAGCAGCATCTTGTAATAATTTAGTATTTGTTTACACGCTGGCTTCCTCCACTGACAGTTTTGGCGAAGAAACCACCGAAATCCGGGAAACCATTTCCGCTACCGCGAGGCAAGAGCGGATCATTAAACCCAGCACTGATATTGAAATTTACAATATAGTTAAACAGAGGATGTTCAGCAGCATTGAAGCTAATGCTGCCAATAATGCTTCAAAAGAATATTTACAAAGTTATAAAGCTAGTCGGATTAATTTACCAGATGGTTGCAAAGATGCACGCTATGCCGACAGTATCGAGCAGAGTTATCCTTTCCACCCAGAATTATTTAATCTGCTGACTAAAAAGATTGCCTCTATCCCAAACTTCCAACGCACCAGAGGAGCTTTGCGGTTATTTGCCAGAGTTATCCGTTATCTGTGGAACGATACTAATGCATGGATACCGCTAATTCATTCTCACCATATTCCTGTTGGTATTGAAGAAGAAATCACCAGCGATTTAACTGCCCGTTTGGAACGTCCTTTGATGCGGATTACGATCCAAGCAGACATTTACAACAAAGATGGTAGAGAGGCACACGCTCAGTTACAAGATGCAGAATGGAAAGCTGCTGGTAAACCTCCCTTTTCAACCTGGGTAGCCCGGACTATTTTTTTGCATTCCATCACTCAAGGGATATCTGCGGGGATTCGTCGCGCCGAATTAAATTTATCTTTGTTGACACCGGGGTTAGAAATTGGCTTTGTTGATACTGCCTTAGAAAGGTTGAGTGAAGTTGCTTGGTATTTGGAAAATGATCCGATTACAACTCTGGCTCGTTTCAAAGAAGAACCATCAATCAATAAAATTATTGCCGAAGAAAAAGCCCAAGTTGGAATTACCGAGGCGAAGGATGATTTACGAAGTCGCCGCGATGCCATTTTTGCTAATAGACTACTGACGTTAGTTATTGCACCGGAATCACCAGGAGATGTGGATGATGTGTCCGATAGTATTGCCCTGTGTTTAATTGACTTTAACGAGGCGACTATTTCTGTAACTACCGAAGGGCCACCGCCAATGGTGGAGAAAATTTTTAATGAAACAGGTGAGTCGGGTAAATTCCGTACTTTTAGAAATCGTTTGTTATTTTTAGTTGCCAACAGGCAAGAATTAGACCGAGCAATTGACAATGCTAGGGAGTTTCGGGCGATTCAAAATATTCTAAATTCTCCCAATCGCTTACAAGATTTATCAGAAAATCAGCAGAAACAACTCAAAGATAAAAAAGGTTCTCTTGATTTAGGGGTAAGAGTATCTTTAACTAATGCCTACCGCCATTTATTTTACCCTGCTAATGACCCAGTAAAAGCTCCCAAGGGGTTGATGCACTATACCCTTCCCGCCCAAGATTCTAGCGATGTGAAGGGTAAAAATAATCAACAAGATGTCATCTTAAAAGCACTGAAAGATTGTCAGAAAATTCGTGCTGATGACGCACCATCCTACGCCCCTGCTTATATTTTGCAGAAGGTATGGCTGTCTGGGTTAAACCATTGGACAACTAAAGCATTAAAAGAAGCTTTCGCCAAAGACTTGAGTTTAAATATATTTGTCGATGCCGAAATCTCAAAGCTGCGAGATACCATCCGCCAAGGTTTGCAGACTGGTAGTTGGGATATGAAGGTGGGAGAAAAGCTGTTTATTAAAACCGATGACGGTAAAATTACCCTACCTGACTCCATAGAATTTTCTGAGAGGATGGAACTCTACCGCCGGGGAATTCTGGAACCACCGAAACCGCGAGAAATTGAACTGAATGCTCAAGTCTTGTCCAGTACAGAATCGGTAAAACCTGTGCGGATACGGTGGAAAGCATCAGGGGCGTTGACGATTAAGCTGTATCAGGATGGAAATTTGGTTGTAGGGGAGTTTCGCCCTAGTGATGAATATGAAACAGCGATGCCTACGGCGGGCTACGCCTACGCTAAAACCACAACTTTCAAAATTGTAGCTGATTACGGCAATGGCGAAGTAGAGGAGAGGGAAACCCAAGCAAGCATTTTAACCTACGGTACTGGTACACCCCGCACACCTAACGGTAGCGAAAAAATTGCCGATGACTGGGATGATTTATCTCTGTTTAAAGCTAAACCAGAAGAATTTGACTTGGAGGGAACACTCGATAGGGTGTTTAATGAATTAAGCGATCGCATCCAAGATAATCAAGTCCAGGGTATCAAGTCTTTGGAAATCTCCGTTAGCCAAGTAATGGACTACCGTAAGTTGATGACGGCTTTCCCGATGTTGATCAAGCTACCCTTGCAAATCGACCAAACGGCAACTATTACTGTCAATGAACAGTTTATCAGGTTAGAGTACCAAGGCCCAGTCAAAGGATTTCAGAGTTTTCAGGGGGCTGTTAACACTTTGCTAAGTAGCCCGGATGTAAAAGCTGACGTGTCACTGAAGCTAGTATTTGAATTTTCATCTCCAGTGGAAACAAACGGCGCAGAAATCAGTAATATCAAAGGGGCACTGAATCGTAACCCGGTTGACAGGCTGAATTTGACGGCGAAAGTAACGTACTAA
- a CDS encoding ThiF family adenylyltransferase, translated as MYDRHARLFGDVGQEIFANLKVGIIGLGGGGSLINEWLSHLGVGHIVAIDFDRVELTNRPRIVGTNPWDVMTWLTKQPIPWLQKLGKRLAAYKVNVARRVAKQANPSIRYDAVVGNIVDEAMSTTGCAYAHLLVDADFLFLAADSMQSRLVFNALVHQYLIPGIQIGAKVPVDKQTRQVEDIFTATRPVLPYAYGGCLHCHELIPAGRLQQEALSEEERRTQRYVEDEDIAQPSVIALNVKSAEQAVNDFMMMFTGLYQPEVQLCHQLRFARERSIINVEPRANDDCLDCSSSYRSRRARGDRYRLPCRMPNA; from the coding sequence ATGTACGATCGCCACGCACGATTGTTTGGCGATGTCGGGCAAGAAATTTTCGCCAATTTAAAAGTAGGAATCATCGGACTTGGCGGCGGAGGTTCGCTAATTAATGAATGGTTGTCCCACTTGGGAGTAGGGCATATCGTCGCCATCGACTTTGACCGCGTTGAATTAACTAATCGACCGCGAATTGTTGGCACAAATCCTTGGGATGTAATGACTTGGTTAACCAAACAGCCGATTCCGTGGTTGCAAAAACTCGGCAAGCGATTGGCTGCTTATAAAGTCAATGTCGCCCGCCGGGTTGCCAAACAAGCTAATCCCTCCATCCGCTATGATGCGGTTGTGGGAAATATCGTCGATGAAGCGATGTCTACGACGGGCTGCGCCTACGCCCATTTGCTAGTAGATGCCGATTTCTTGTTCTTGGCAGCGGACTCTATGCAAAGCCGTCTAGTTTTCAACGCGCTGGTGCATCAGTACCTGATTCCAGGGATTCAGATTGGTGCTAAGGTTCCTGTTGATAAGCAAACAAGGCAAGTTGAAGATATTTTTACTGCTACTCGACCTGTACTTCCTTATGCTTATGGTGGTTGCCTGCACTGCCATGAATTGATTCCGGCTGGTAGGTTACAACAAGAAGCATTGAGTGAGGAAGAACGGCGAACTCAGCGGTATGTTGAGGATGAAGATATCGCTCAACCCAGCGTCATTGCACTCAATGTTAAGTCTGCCGAGCAAGCTGTGAACGATTTTATGATGATGTTCACAGGACTTTATCAACCAGAAGTCCAACTGTGCCACCAATTAAGGTTTGCGCGAGAACGCAGCATTATCAATGTGGAGCCGCGTGCCAACGATGATTGCTTGGATTGTAGCAGTAGTTATCGCAGTCGTCGTGCCAGGGGCGATCGCTATCGTCTCCCCTGCCGAATGCCAAATGCGTAG
- a CDS encoding clan AA aspartic protease, which translates to MIYGKVIDGRAIIPVVFRLPSQPDFNLDFVIDTGFNDHLTLPSQAVSAMNLPLYSSTEARLADGSQALLSIHLATIIWDGIERLIPVLAAGYKPLLGTSLMAGYHLEIDFQDNGLVSLKEL; encoded by the coding sequence ATGATTTATGGAAAAGTAATCGATGGTAGGGCAATAATTCCAGTGGTTTTTCGTTTACCTTCGCAGCCAGATTTTAATTTGGATTTTGTCATTGATACTGGATTTAATGACCATCTTACTTTACCATCACAGGCAGTCAGTGCGATGAATCTTCCCTTATATTCTAGTACCGAAGCAAGGTTAGCCGACGGTAGTCAAGCTTTGTTATCTATACATTTGGCAACAATTATATGGGACGGTATAGAAAGATTAATTCCAGTTTTAGCTGCTGGCTATAAACCTTTGCTTGGAACTTCTCTCATGGCAGGATATCATCTAGAAATAGATTTTCAAGACAATGGTTTAGTTTCCTTAAAGGAACTCTAA
- a CDS encoding ImmA/IrrE family metallo-endopeptidase — MNRLSEPYSSEPLYNVFKPTPAAAKWMAAQERARLGIPISSPIRNMWDVLENEGVRVMAWNLVTPKLGGCFIFSPFLGSFILVKRNLGDYSANMLNFVLAHEYCHHLIHRQQKGITCDPSGNYRRPEEYFAQWFAANLLMPEEAIVPRLTSYLEKSDGDINAEIVMHLALDFGVSYKAMLYRMGDKRIGLIEKNVLPKLSKEKPKQLLAKIGRSVPRLEKFSQFPNEYREMVFDAYRSGYLSLSKLAELLEITLEEAKNELQSRDIPINLGINSELELLSDIENA, encoded by the coding sequence TTGAACCGTCTTTCTGAACCTTACTCAAGTGAGCCTTTATACAACGTATTTAAGCCTACTCCAGCAGCAGCCAAGTGGATGGCAGCACAAGAACGTGCCCGACTGGGGATTCCAATTTCTAGCCCGATTAGAAATATGTGGGACGTTTTGGAGAACGAAGGTGTCAGGGTGATGGCATGGAATCTGGTAACGCCCAAATTAGGAGGATGTTTCATTTTTTCACCTTTCCTTGGTTCCTTCATTTTGGTGAAAAGAAACCTTGGAGATTATTCAGCTAATATGCTTAATTTTGTGCTGGCACATGAATATTGCCATCACTTGATTCATCGTCAGCAAAAAGGCATTACCTGCGACCCCAGTGGAAATTATCGCCGACCGGAAGAATACTTTGCTCAATGGTTTGCTGCTAATTTATTAATGCCTGAAGAAGCAATAGTTCCACGATTGACTTCTTATTTAGAAAAGTCAGATGGAGATATTAACGCCGAAATTGTTATGCACTTGGCGTTAGATTTTGGGGTTAGCTATAAAGCTATGCTTTATCGGATGGGGGATAAAAGAATTGGCTTAATTGAGAAAAATGTCTTGCCAAAATTATCTAAAGAAAAGCCAAAACAACTGCTTGCTAAAATTGGTCGTTCTGTTCCTCGCTTGGAAAAATTTAGTCAATTTCCTAATGAGTATAGAGAGATGGTCTTTGATGCGTATCGTTCCGGTTATTTAAGCTTGAGTAAGTTGGCAGAACTGTTAGAAATCACTTTGGAAGAGGCAAAAAATGAATTACAGTCCAGAGATATTCCTATTAATTTGGGTATCAATTCTGAGTTAGAACTTTTAAGCGATATTGAGAACGCTTAA